The following proteins come from a genomic window of Gossypium raimondii isolate GPD5lz chromosome 5, ASM2569854v1, whole genome shotgun sequence:
- the LOC105769089 gene encoding NADH dehydrogenase [ubiquinone] 1 beta subcomplex subunit 3-B — MGKPLGSTGEFFKRRDEWRKHPMLSNQLRHATPGLGIALVAFGIYLVGEQVYNRIYAPSSSHHHQQQSSSHSH, encoded by the coding sequence ATGGGGAAGCCACTTGGATCAACAGGGGAATTCTTCAAGAGGAGGGACGAGTGGAGGAAGCATCCGATGCTCAGCAATCAGCTCCGCCACGCCACCCCTGGCCTAGGCATCGCCCTCGTTGCCTTTGGCATTTATCTGGTCGGGGAGCAGGTCTACAACAGGATTTATGCTCCTTCCTCCTCTCATCATCACCAACAACAATCTTCTTCTCACTCCCATTGA